In Nymphaea colorata isolate Beijing-Zhang1983 chromosome 13, ASM883128v2, whole genome shotgun sequence, one DNA window encodes the following:
- the LOC116267036 gene encoding ervatamin-B-like produces MESINGSGVYIRELEALTGHHREGNMASSHGKWVVVAIFLVGMCASLVKPGSQIGGAVMATAAADDSGAAMLQRYQRWMAKYGRVNKDPRETARRFLVFKKNVEYIDLVNAQNRSYKLEANWLADRTEEEFGAFSGGFRPSSYKGNNKRSTSGSTSSFRYSGVRNVPMSVDWRKRGAVTRVKNQGDHCGCCWAFSAVAAMEGIIKINSGDLIDLSVQQLVDCDFYDYGCRGGQMRNAFEYVQENHGLTVELAYPYRGVDEPCREPSPKNASILGYEDVPENNEQALLQAVANQPVSVAIDANSRDFRFYSSGIFTGECGTTLNHGVAAIGYGVGRNGMRYWIVKNSWGTRWGENGYVRMQRDVEEEEGLCGIAMSASYPVTN; encoded by the exons ATGGAGTCCATTAATGGAAGCGGAGTCTATATAAGGGAGCTGGAGGCCCTAACTGGACACCACAGAGAGGGAAATATGGCTTCAAGTCATGGCAAGTGGGTGGTCGTGGCCATCTTCCTCGTGGGCATGTGCGCATCACTGGTAAAACCAGGTTCTCAGATTGGTGGTGCTGTCATGGCTACAGCTGCTGCAGATGACAGCGGCGCCGCCATGCTTCAGAGGTACCAGAGATGGATGGCCAAGTACGGCCGCGTGAACAAGGACCCCAGGGAAACGGCTCGTCGGTTCCTCGTTTTCAAGAAGAACGTGGAGTATATAGACCTCGTGAACGCGCAGAATCGGTCGTATAAGCTCGAGGCGAACTGGTTGGCGGACCGGACGGAGGAGGAGTTCGGAGCCTTCAGTGGCGGTTTTAGACCCTCCTCCTATAAGGGGAATAATAAGAGGTCGACGTCTGGCAGCACCTCCAGTTTCAGGTATTCAGGTGTGAGGAATGTGCCCATGAGCGTGGATTGGAGGAAGAGAGGTGCAGTTACCCGCGTCAAGAATCAAGGTGACCATTGTG GCTGCTGTTGGGCCTTCTCTGCTGTGGCAGCCATGGAAGGGATTATCAAGATCAACAGCGGGGATCTGATTGATCTGTCGGTGCAACAACTGGTCGACTGCGACTTCTATGATTATGGGTGCCGTGGGGGACAAATGCGCAACGCCTTCGAATACGTCCAAGAGAATCACGGCCTAACTGTGGAGTTAGCCTACCCTTATAGGGGCGTCGACGAACCATGCAGAGAGCCGTCGCCGAAAAATGCCTCGATACTTGGCTATGAGGATGTGCCGGAGAACAATGAGCAGGCACTGCTTCAGGCGGTGGCGAACCAACCGGTGTCGGTGGCCATCGATGCAAATTCAAGGGACTTCCGGTTTTATTCGTCCGGCATCTTCACCGGCGAATGCGGTACCACTCTCAACCACGGGGTTGCGGCCATAGGATATGGGGTCGGCCGGAATGGCATGAGGTACTGGATTGTGAAGAACTCATGGGGAACACGTTGGGGTGAGAATGGATACGTTAGGATGCAGCGTGAtgtagaagaggaagaaggattGTGTGGGATTGCCATGTCTGCCTCTTATCCTGTCACCAACTAG
- the LOC116266559 gene encoding GPN-loop GTPase QQT2 codes for MEKMEASAHVDAKPGDEDITQSIRQLNIGETSSAGAGTSTILFKRKPVIIIVVGMAGSGKTTLLHRLVGHTLSSNIRGYVLNLDPAVMSLPFGANIDIRDTVKYKEVMKEFNLGPNGGILTSLNLFSTKFDEVISVIEKRADQLDYVLVDTPGQIEIFTWSASGAIITEAFASTFPTVIAYVVDTPRSANPSTFMSNMLYACSIVYKTRLPLILTFNKIDVARHEFALEWMQDFEAFHAALESDTSYTSTLTRTLSLMLDEFYKNLKTVGVSARDGEGVHSFFKAVEASAEEYMESYKIDLDKRRAEKESLEEERRRANMERFRKDMEKTGGETVVLSTGLKKKEGEDKIEAEEEEEEEEEEDFEITSDMEEEDDDGEDEEVARFSL; via the exons ATGGAGAAGATGGAAGCATCAGCACATGTTGAT gcaaaacctGGAGATGAGGATATTACACAATCTATAAGACAGTTGAATATTGGAGAGACATCATCTGCAGGAGCTGGAACATCAACAATCCTCTTCAAGAGGAAGCCCGTTATTATTATAGTTGTTGGAATGGCAG GAAGTGGAAAGACCACTCTGTTGCATCGCTTGGTTGGACATACACTTTCTTCAAACATCCGAGGATATGTCTTAAATCTTGACCCAGCAGTCATGTCCCTTCCTTTCGGTGCTAATATTGATATACGAGATACTGTTAAGTATAAAGAAGTTATGAAGGAATTTAATCTTGGTCCGAATGGTGGTATTCTTACCTCACTTAATCTGTTCTCTACAAAGTTTGATGAG GTGATATCTGTTATTGAGAAAAGAGCGGATCAACTGGATTATGTTCTTGTTGACACGCCTGGTCAGATTGAAATATTCACCTGGTCGGCTTCTGGAGCCATAATCACAGAGGCTTTTGCGTCAACATTCCCGACAGTGATTGCATATGTCGTGGACACTCCTCGGTCAGCAAATCCATCAACTTTCATGAGCAACATGCTTTATGCTTGCAGTATAGTCTACAAAACACGTCTACCACTGATCTTGACATTTAACAAAATAGATGTGGCTCGTCATGAATTTGCTTTGGAG TGGATGCAAGATTTTGAAGCATTTCATGCAGCACTCGAATCTGATACATCTTATACGTCAACTTTGACGAGAACCCTTTCTTTGATGCTGGATGAGTTTTATAAAAATCTCAAGACTGTGGGAGTGTCAGCACGGGATGGTGAAGGGGTTCACAGCTTCTTCAAAGCAGTTGAAGCTAGTGCTGAAGAGTACATGGAGAGCTACAA GATTGATCTTGATAAGAGACGAGCTGAAAAGGAATCATTGGAAGAGGAGCGACGTCGTGCAAACATGGAGAGGTTCAGGAAGGACATGGAGAAGACAGGAGGAGAGACTGTGGTCTTGAGCACTggtttgaagaagaaagagggagaagataAAATTGAAgcggaagaagaggaagaagaagaggaagaggaagatttTGAAATTACCTCTGAcatggaagaggaagatgatgatggCGAAGATGAGGAGGTTGCAAGGTTCTCTCTTTGA